In Inquilinus sp. Marseille-Q2685, the following proteins share a genomic window:
- a CDS encoding sugar ABC transporter substrate-binding protein: MKRLLQRLAGGIALLALTVSAASAETFTLWVRSDGSNFMPRIVEAFNQSHEDKAELQIVPTAELVQKYATAAAGGQAPDALSLDLIYTPSFAAAGQLEDITDWAKSLPYFDKLSPAHVKTGTYKDRIYGLPYSADSSVLIWNKKLFRQAGLDPDKGPANWAEIAAAAEKVAALGGDVKGFYFSGACGGCNIFTFTPLIWASGGDILTEDGSKATLDTPQMRDAIAFYRDMVQKGLVPEGARTDTGSNFFAAFARGNIGLAPSGAFAIGALNTQFPDIEYGVTFLPGKTGGWSSFAGGDNFVVTKGTTKLKAIKAFLDFSYSLEGQTLLARYGSLPVRGDISAEALKDLDPRYRIAARAMEKGRTPYSVVFNDIINSMNSPWVQMVNEVFFGDDVDGSLATAQETMQGIIDSAPGN; the protein is encoded by the coding sequence ATGAAGCGTCTGTTGCAGCGCCTGGCCGGGGGCATCGCCCTTCTGGCCCTCACCGTCTCCGCCGCTTCGGCGGAGACCTTCACCCTGTGGGTGCGATCCGACGGGTCGAACTTCATGCCCCGCATCGTCGAGGCCTTCAACCAGAGCCACGAGGACAAGGCCGAGCTGCAGATCGTGCCGACCGCGGAGCTGGTGCAGAAATACGCCACCGCGGCGGCCGGCGGCCAGGCGCCGGACGCGCTGTCGCTGGACCTGATCTACACCCCGTCCTTCGCCGCCGCCGGCCAGCTCGAGGACATCACCGACTGGGCGAAGTCCCTGCCCTATTTCGACAAGCTGTCGCCGGCGCATGTGAAGACCGGCACCTACAAGGACCGGATCTACGGCCTGCCCTATTCCGCCGACAGCTCGGTCCTGATCTGGAACAAGAAGCTGTTCCGCCAGGCCGGCCTCGACCCTGACAAGGGTCCGGCCAACTGGGCCGAGATCGCGGCGGCGGCGGAGAAGGTCGCGGCGCTGGGCGGCGACGTCAAGGGCTTCTACTTCTCCGGCGCCTGCGGCGGCTGCAACATCTTCACCTTCACGCCGCTGATCTGGGCCAGCGGCGGCGACATCCTGACCGAGGACGGCAGCAAGGCGACCCTCGACACGCCCCAGATGCGCGACGCCATCGCCTTCTACCGCGACATGGTCCAGAAGGGGCTGGTGCCGGAGGGGGCGCGGACCGACACCGGGTCGAACTTCTTCGCCGCCTTCGCCCGCGGCAATATCGGCCTGGCCCCGTCCGGCGCCTTCGCCATCGGCGCCTTGAACACGCAGTTCCCGGACATCGAGTACGGCGTCACCTTCCTGCCGGGGAAGACCGGCGGCTGGTCGTCCTTCGCCGGCGGCGACAACTTCGTGGTCACCAAGGGCACCACCAAGCTGAAGGCGATCAAGGCCTTCCTCGACTTCTCCTATTCGCTGGAGGGGCAGACCCTCTTGGCCCGCTACGGCAGCCTGCCGGTGCGCGGCGACATCTCGGCCGAGGCGCTGAAGGACCTCGACCCCCGCTACAGGATCGCGGCGCGGGCGATGGAAAAGGGCCGGACGCCCTATTCCGTGGTCTTCAACGACATCATCAACAGCATGAACAGCCCCTGGGTGCAGATGGTGAACGAGGTGTTCTTCGGCGACGACGTCGACGGCTCGCTCGCCACCGCCCAGGAGACGATGCAGGGCATCATCGACAGCGCCCCCGGGAACTGA
- a CDS encoding ABC transporter ATP-binding protein — MTPLLALERVGKRFGPLQALDDVSIDLHAGRALALVGESGSGKTTCARILMLQHQPTSGRVLFRGRDVAALDGKAELLAYRRAVQMVFQDPFGSLNPVHTIFHHIARPLALHAGLADRKALRARVMELLAAVELDPESTAPKYPHQLSGGQRQRVNIARTLAVGAEVVLADEPTSMLDVSIRLGVLNLLERMKRERGMAFLYITHDIATARYVAEEIAVMYAGRIVEWGDTGAVIDAPQHPYTRLLLSAVPDPERPFHGEASQLQADLVAQARDAARAAGGVRQIAGNHFVRAA, encoded by the coding sequence ATGACCCCCCTCCTCGCCCTCGAGCGCGTCGGCAAGCGCTTCGGCCCGCTGCAGGCGCTGGACGACGTCTCCATCGATCTCCATGCCGGCCGGGCCCTGGCGTTGGTCGGCGAATCCGGCAGCGGCAAGACCACCTGCGCCCGCATCCTTATGCTGCAGCACCAGCCCACCAGCGGCCGGGTGCTGTTCCGCGGCCGCGATGTCGCCGCGCTGGACGGCAAGGCCGAGCTGCTGGCCTATCGCCGGGCGGTGCAGATGGTGTTCCAGGACCCCTTCGGGTCGCTGAACCCGGTGCACACCATCTTCCACCACATCGCACGCCCCCTCGCCCTCCATGCCGGCCTGGCCGACCGCAAGGCGCTGCGCGCCCGGGTGATGGAGCTGCTGGCGGCGGTGGAGCTGGACCCCGAAAGCACCGCGCCGAAATACCCGCACCAGCTGTCCGGCGGACAGCGGCAGCGGGTCAACATCGCCCGCACCCTGGCGGTCGGCGCCGAGGTGGTGCTGGCGGACGAGCCGACCTCGATGCTCGACGTTTCGATCCGGCTCGGCGTGCTCAACCTGCTGGAGCGGATGAAGCGCGAGCGCGGCATGGCCTTCCTCTACATCACCCACGACATCGCCACGGCGCGCTACGTCGCCGAGGAGATCGCGGTGATGTATGCCGGCCGCATCGTCGAATGGGGCGACACCGGCGCGGTGATCGATGCGCCGCAGCATCCCTACACCCGGCTGCTGCTCTCCGCCGTGCCGGACCCGGAGCGGCCGTTCCACGGCGAGGCCTCGCAGCTGCAGGCCGACCTCGTCGCCCAGGCCCGCGATGCCGCCCGTGCGGCCGGCGGCGTGCGTCAGATCGCCGGCAACCACTTCGTCCGCGCCGCCTGA
- a CDS encoding LacI family DNA-binding transcriptional regulator produces MTLRDVARAAGVSVATASKALNGQGRMADETRERIRQTAKALGFRPNGLAQSLSRQRSFTVGLLTNDTYGRFTLPVMAGISDALVDNGVSVFLCNIEDDPRLAQTHVDAMLEKRVDGIIASGKRIDRHLPVDLSNLGIPVIYAFTEPDPDSIGFVSDDEAGARLAVEHLARLGRRRIAHVTGPSSFRVVHQRARAYRDVLREAGLDEPEQGVLTGQWTEGWGHEAAGYMFDGIGRPPDAVFCGNDQIARGVVDALRERGRRVPDDVAVIGFDNWEIVAAATRPPLTTVDMNLKDLGREAGLTLLKLVDREPIEPGIRKLPCRLVVRASCGAPFDG; encoded by the coding sequence GTGACGCTGCGTGACGTGGCGCGGGCCGCCGGGGTCAGCGTCGCCACCGCGTCGAAGGCGCTGAACGGCCAGGGCCGGATGGCCGACGAGACGCGCGAGCGGATCCGGCAGACGGCGAAGGCGCTGGGCTTCCGCCCGAACGGGCTGGCGCAGAGCCTGTCGCGGCAGCGCAGCTTCACCGTCGGCCTGCTGACCAACGACACCTATGGCCGCTTCACCCTGCCGGTGATGGCCGGCATCTCCGACGCGCTGGTCGACAACGGCGTCTCGGTCTTCCTGTGCAACATCGAGGACGATCCGCGGCTGGCCCAGACCCATGTCGACGCCATGCTGGAGAAGCGGGTCGACGGCATCATCGCCTCGGGCAAGCGCATCGACCGCCACCTGCCGGTCGACCTGTCGAACCTGGGCATCCCGGTGATCTATGCCTTCACCGAGCCCGATCCGGACTCGATCGGCTTCGTCTCCGACGACGAGGCCGGCGCCCGGCTGGCGGTCGAGCATCTGGCCCGGCTGGGCCGGCGGCGCATCGCCCATGTCACCGGCCCGTCCAGCTTCCGCGTCGTGCACCAGCGGGCCAGGGCCTATCGCGACGTGCTGCGCGAGGCGGGGCTGGATGAGCCCGAGCAGGGGGTGCTGACCGGCCAGTGGACCGAAGGCTGGGGGCACGAGGCCGCCGGCTACATGTTCGATGGCATCGGCCGCCCGCCCGACGCGGTGTTCTGCGGCAACGACCAGATCGCCCGCGGCGTCGTCGACGCGCTGCGCGAGCGTGGCCGCCGCGTGCCCGACGACGTCGCCGTGATCGGCTTCGACAATTGGGAGATCGTCGCCGCCGCGACCCGCCCGCCGCTGACCACGGTCGACATGAACCTGAAGGACCTCGGCCGCGAGGCCGGGCTGACCCTGCTGAAGCTGGTCGACCGCGAGCCGATCGAGCCGGGCATCCGCAAGCTGCCCTGCCGGCTGGTGGTGCGGGCGTCCTGCGGCGCCCCGTTCGACGGCTGA
- a CDS encoding carbohydrate ABC transporter permease codes for MGTAVPLRRAAPGVLLQAAALIAALLFLAPIAWTMLASLKPASEANLPPLPPWPSAGWSTDSYAALDAFGAGIGHYAGNSLTVALATAAVTSIVSLLGGYGFSRFRFPLKNVLFVLVIATIMIPFQSILTPLFLLLTKLGLQNTLAGLVLIYVTLQLPFSIFMMRNAFDAVPREIEEAARIDGAGSLQLLARVMLPLVFPGIVTVALFAFLAAWNEFLAALILLTDQDKFTLPILMTAVRSGRFGAVNWGAVQAGVTVMMIPCLILFLALQRFYIRGLTAGAVK; via the coding sequence ATGGGCACGGCCGTGCCGCTGCGCCGGGCCGCCCCCGGCGTCCTGCTGCAGGCCGCGGCGCTGATCGCCGCCCTGCTGTTCCTGGCCCCGATCGCCTGGACCATGCTGGCCAGCCTGAAGCCGGCGTCGGAAGCCAACCTGCCGCCGCTGCCGCCCTGGCCGAGCGCGGGCTGGAGCACCGACAGCTACGCGGCGCTCGATGCTTTCGGCGCCGGCATCGGCCATTACGCCGGCAACAGCCTGACCGTCGCCCTGGCCACCGCCGCCGTCACCTCGATCGTCAGCCTGCTCGGCGGCTACGGCTTCTCGCGCTTCCGCTTCCCGCTGAAGAACGTGCTGTTCGTGCTGGTGATCGCCACGATCATGATCCCCTTCCAGTCGATCCTGACGCCGCTGTTCCTGCTGCTGACCAAGCTGGGGCTGCAGAACACGTTGGCCGGGCTGGTGCTGATCTACGTCACGCTGCAGCTGCCCTTCTCGATCTTCATGATGCGCAACGCCTTCGACGCGGTGCCGCGCGAGATCGAGGAGGCGGCGCGGATCGACGGCGCCGGCAGCCTGCAGCTGCTGGCCCGGGTGATGCTGCCGCTGGTGTTCCCCGGCATCGTCACCGTGGCGCTGTTCGCCTTCCTGGCGGCCTGGAACGAGTTCCTGGCGGCGCTGATCCTGCTGACCGATCAGGACAAGTTCACCCTGCCGATCCTGATGACCGCCGTCCGCTCCGGCCGCTTCGGCGCCGTGAACTGGGGCGCGGTGCAGGCCGGCGTCACCGTCATGATGATCCCCTGCCTGATCCTGTTCCTCGCCCTGCAGCGCTTCTACATCCGCGGCCTGACGGCCGGCGCGGTGAAATAG
- a CDS encoding carbohydrate ABC transporter permease, with protein sequence MISTTEAAGTITRTRAHRRPIRRHQWAGLLFVLPAVALVVVFFVVPLAMTAWMSLHNWPLMGASRFIGLDNYLAITRDTRFWSALRFTALYTVVVTVAIFAAAFPLALFVEKPRPFGGFYRTAYFLPVVVGFASASLLWAWLLNVDAGLFSPAGEALGLTRGRVNLLADFDPAFWSIIAMVVWKVAGFTMVILMTGLQGIPADYLEAAKIDGAGPWARFRRITLPLMRRTIALALILSVTGSMLAFDQFYIILGGGPRNQTVTAVYWIFNQSFVSFRLGYGAALSMVLLAILLVLSVIQLRLLRHPEGE encoded by the coding sequence ATGATCTCCACGACCGAGGCCGCCGGCACGATCACGAGGACGAGAGCCCACCGCCGCCCTATCCGCCGGCACCAGTGGGCCGGCCTCCTCTTCGTGCTGCCGGCGGTGGCGCTGGTGGTGGTGTTCTTCGTCGTGCCGCTGGCGATGACGGCGTGGATGTCGCTGCACAACTGGCCGCTGATGGGCGCGTCGCGCTTCATCGGCCTCGACAACTACCTCGCCATCACCCGCGACACCCGGTTCTGGAGCGCGCTGCGCTTCACCGCTCTCTACACCGTCGTCGTCACCGTCGCGATCTTCGCCGCCGCCTTCCCGCTGGCGCTGTTCGTGGAGAAGCCGCGACCCTTCGGCGGCTTCTACCGCACCGCCTATTTCCTGCCGGTGGTGGTCGGCTTCGCCTCGGCCAGCCTGCTGTGGGCCTGGCTGCTGAACGTCGATGCCGGGCTGTTCAGCCCGGCGGGCGAGGCGCTGGGGCTGACCCGAGGCCGGGTCAACCTTCTGGCCGATTTCGACCCGGCCTTCTGGTCGATCATCGCCATGGTGGTGTGGAAGGTCGCCGGCTTCACCATGGTGATCCTGATGACCGGGCTGCAGGGCATCCCGGCCGACTACCTGGAAGCGGCGAAGATCGACGGCGCCGGCCCTTGGGCCCGGTTCCGGCGCATCACCCTGCCGCTGATGCGCCGGACCATCGCGCTGGCGCTGATCCTGTCGGTCACCGGATCGATGCTGGCCTTCGACCAGTTCTACATCATCCTCGGCGGCGGCCCGCGCAACCAGACCGTCACCGCCGTCTACTGGATCTTCAACCAGTCTTTCGTCTCGTTCCGCCTGGGCTACGGCGCGGCGCTGTCGATGGTGCTGCTGGCCATCCTGCTGGTCCTGAGCGTGATCCAGCTGCGCCTCCTGCGCCATCCGGAGGGCGAGTGA